The DNA segment ACCCACGGCGGACAGATCAACCCCATTCCCGGCTTCAGCAGCGCCCACCTCATCGGCCCCCGCACGGACGGCCTGTACCGCGAGGGGGACGATCTGCTCTACGTGAGCCGCGGGCTGGGCGTGGTGGGCCTGCCCCTCCGCATCGCCGCCCCGCCTGAGATCGCCATCCTCACGCTCAGGCGGGGATGATCATCCCTTGATCAGCACCCACAGCCCCACCGCGATGAACGCCGTCCCCGCGGCCCACTTGATGGCGGCCTCGGGGATGTAGCGGAACAGCACGCCGCCCAGGGCCACGCCGATGGCCGTGGCGCAGACCAGGGCCGCGGAGGCGGCCAGGAACACGGTCCAGATCTGGCCGCTGCGCACCGTGGCCGTCATGGCCGCGAGCTGCGTCTTGTCGCCCACCTCCGCGAGGAAGACGGTGGCGAAGGTGGTCCAGAAGAGGGAGCGGTTCATGAGGCCTCGCAGATCGTGACGAAGGATCATGGTACCGGACTGGCATACTGGCCGGATGGTGCTCGACCACTTCGACCTTCCCACGACCTACGTGGACACGCCCGAGAAGCTCCAGGAGGCGCTGCCCCTGTGGCATGCGGCGGGCGTGCTGTCCGTGGACATCGAGTGCAGCCTCACGGGCATGCACCACTGCCTGCTCGCCCTGCTGCAGGTGGCCACCCACGACCAGGCCTGGCTGGTGGATCCGCTGGCGCTCGGGGGCCTCATGCGTCCCGCCCTGCAGGCCATGGCCCAGGTGCCCTGGATCGTCCACGACTTCTCAGGCGATGGCATCGTCTTCAAGCGCCTCTACGACGTGGTGCCCGACAGCATCTTCGACACCATGCTGCTCTCCCGCGCCCTGGGCTATCCGCAGCCCGGCCTCAAGACCATGGCCAAGCTCAAGCTCGGCCTCGACATCCCCAAGGAGGAACAGGATTCCAACTGGATGCTCCGGCCCCTGCGCGACACCCAGATCAGCTACGCCAGCCGGGACGCGGCCCTGCTGCTGCCCCTGCTGCGCATCCTGGCCGACGAGGCCGATGCGAAGCGGGACCACCCGGAGATCGGCCCCCGCCTGGCCGCCCTGCCGAAGGACATGCGCCACCTCCTGAAGCGCGTGCGGGCCTATACCCCGCCCAAGCACGATCCGGTGGTGGACAAGGTCCGGCACCTGGGGGACCTGGCCGTGGACCGGGCCAAGAAGCTCACGGCGCTGCGGTGGGCCTGGGGTAACGAAGGCGACGTGGGCGCCGTCATGGAGCTGGGCAACCGCTGGCTCATGGCCCGCCTGGAGCACCCCCCCGCCACCCGGGAAGCCCTGGAGCGCACCATCCCCAACCCCCGCTTCCGGCGCAAGCGCGCGGAGGCCCTCTGGGCGGTGTTCCAGGAAGGTGCCCACGAGACCCTCGACAACGGGGACGTCGCCGATGGCCTGATTTGGGACAACACCGGGCGACGCTGAGCCCGGTGGCTACTTCAGGTATGGCGCGAGGTACCTTCCCGTCACGCTGGTCTTCTTCCTGGCCACCTCTTCGGGCGTGCCCACAGCGATGATGCGGCCGCCTTCGCCGCCGCCTTCGGGGCCCAGGTCCAGGATCCAGTCGGCGGTCTTGATGACGTCGAGGTTGTGCTCGATGACGATGAGGGTGTTGCCCGTCTCCACGAGGCGGTTGACGACCTCCAGCAGCTTCTGGATGTCCTTGAGGTGCAGGCCCGTGGTGGGCTCGTCCAGGATGTAGACCGTGCGACCCGTGGCGCGCTTGCTCAGCTCCTTGGCCAGCTTCACGCGCTGGGCCTCGCCGCCCGACAGCGTCGTGGCGCTCTGCCCCAGACGGATGTAACCCAGCCCCACGTCCATGAGGGTCTGCAGCTTGTTGGCCAGCACGGGAATGGGCGCGAACAGCCCCAGCGCCTCCTCCACGGTCATGGCCAGCACCTCGGAGATGCTGTGGCCCTTGTAGTGGATCTCGAGGGTCTCGCGGTTGTAGCGCTTGCCCTTGCACTGCTCGCAGGTGACGTAGACGTCCGGGAGGAAGTGCATCTCGATCTTGAGGACGCCGTCGCCCTCGCACTTCTCGCAGCGCCCGCCCTTCACGTTGAAGCTGTAGCGGCCCGGCGCATAGCCCCGGGCCTTGCTCTCCGGCAGCTGGGCGAAGAGCTCGCGGAGCGGCGTGAAGAGCCCCGTGTAGGTGGCGGGATTGCTGCGGGGGGTTCGGCCGATGGGCGCCTGGTCGATGTCGATGACCTTGTCCACGGCGTCGAGGCCCTTGATGGCCTTGTGCCTGCCCACGATGTGGACGCCCTGGTGCAGCTGGTTGGCCAGGGCCTTGTAGAGGATCTCGTTCACCAGGGTGCTCTTGCCCGAACCCGAAACCCCGGTGACGCAGGTGAAGAGGCCGATGGGGAAGTCCGCGTCGACCTTCTTGAGGTTGTTCTCCTCGGCGCCCACCACGGACAGGTGGCCGCGCTTGGCCTTGCGCCGGGTGCGGGGCACGGGGATGGCATCGCGGCCCGAGAGGAAGTCGCCGGTGATGGAGCCGGGGGTGCGGCCGATCTCGTCGGGCGTGCCCTGGGCCACCACGAAGCCGCCGTGCTCGCCGGCGCCGGGGCCCATGTCCACCACATGATCGGCGGCGAGGATGGTCTCCAGGTCATGCTCCACCACCAGCACCGTGTTGCCCAGGTTGCGCATCTCCTGGAGGGTGCGGATCAGCTGCAGGTTGTCCCGCTGATGCAGGCCGATGCTGGGCTCATCCAGCACATAGAGCACGCCCTGGAGCTTGCTGCCGATCTGCGTGGCGAGGCGGATGCGCTGGCCCTCGCCGCCGGACAGCGTGGCCGCGCTGCGGTCCAGCGTCAGGTAGCCGAGACCCACATCGTCGAGGAACCCCAGGCGCTCGCGGATCTCCTTCAGCACCTTCTCGGCGATGACGGCCTCCTTGCCTTCCAGCGTCAGGTCCGCGAACCACTTCCGGGCGTCGCGCACGCTCTGGGAGACCACCTGGGCGATGTTCAGCCCGCCCACATACACCGCCAGAACCTCGGGCCTCAGGCGCAGCCCCGCGCAGGCCTCGCAGGGGACGACCCGCATGGATTCCTCCAGCTCCGCGCGGATCTCCTCGCTGGTGGTCTCGCGGTAGCGGCGCTCGAGGTTGCCGACAATGCCCTCGAAGTGGTGGACGAAGTCGTAGCGGTTCTTCTTGTTCTCGTAGGTGAACCGCATCTCCTTCTCGGTGCCGTGCAGCAGGAGCCGCCGGATGTCGGCCCCGAGCTTCCTCCAGGGCGTGTCCAGGCTGAACTTCACCTTGCGGGCCAGCTGGTCCAGCATCTGCGAGCGCCAGCCGTCCTCGGACACGCTCTTCCAGCCGCTGGCCTGGATGGCGCCCTCGTTGATGGAGAGGGCCGGGTTGGGGATGATCAGCTCCTCGGCAAACTGCCGCTTGAAGCCCAGGCCGTCGCAGGTGGGGCAGGCGCCGTAGGGCGTGTTGAAGGAGAAGGACCGAGGCTCCAGCTCCGGCAGGCCCAGCCCGAACTTGGCGCACTTCGCGTTGTTGCAGGCCAGCTTGCTGGAGAAGAGCCGCTCCGTCCCATCGAGATCCACGAGGGCGCTGCCCTCCGCCAGGTTGCAGGCGATCTCCAGGCTGTCGGCCAGCCTGGACTGCACGGCGGGGCTCACCTTCAGGCGGTCGATGACCACGTCGATGGTGTGCTTCTTCTGCTTGTCGAGGTCCGGGATGCCTTCGGTGAGGTCGAGCATCTGCCCGTTGAGCCGCGCCCGGATGTAGCCGCGCTTCATGAGGTCCTGGAGCAGCTTCTTGTACTCGCCCTTGCGGCCCCGCACCACGGGGGCCAGGATCTGCAGCTTCGTCCCCTCGGGCTTCGCCAGGATCTGGTCGGCCATCTCCTGGATGGTCTGGCTGGCGATGGCTTCGCCGCAGGCCACGCAGGTGGGCTTGCCCGTCCGGGCGAAGAGCAGGCGCAGGTAGTCGTAGATCTCCGTGACCGTGGCCACGGTGGAGCGGGGGTTCTTGCTGGTGGTCTTCTGCTCGATGGAGATGGCCGGGGAGAGACCCTCGATGCTGTCCACATCGGGTTTCTCCATCTGGTCGAGGAACTGCCGGGCATAGGCCGACAGGCTCTCCACATAGCGGCGCTGACCTTCGGCATAGAGCGTGTCGAAGGCCAGGCTGGACTTGCCCGAGCCCGACAGCCCCGTGATCACCACCAGCTGGTTGCGCGGCAGGCTGAGGTCGAAGTTCTTGAGGTTGTGTTCCCGGGCGCCCTTGATGTGAATGTGTTCCATAGGCCTCTCAGTTTACGCCATTTTTTCGCTTTCGCGGTTTGTGTCTAAAATCATCAGATGCATCCGGCCGAACTGGCGATCCTGCTCCACCGCGCCTTGGAGGTGCGGCTGGCGGCGCTTCAGGCGCTGCTGGCCACGGAGGGCTGGGCCGAGGCTGAGGAGCCGCTGCACCAGGTGCGCGTCTCGGCCCGGCGCCTTGGCGCCGTGCTGGATCTCGTGGACGCCGAGGCCTATCCCGGCCACAAGGGGCAGCGGCGGGCCCTGAAGCGGCTCGTGGACGTCCTCGGCCTGCCGCGGGAGCTCGATGTCCATGCCACCCGCCTGGACCAGCACCGCCGGGCGGCCCCCAACCCCGGCCAGGGTGCCGTACTGGAACACCTGCTGGAGCGCGTGGACCGGGCCCGGGCCAAGGCCCGGCGCGCCATGCACAATGAGCTGGGCGAGTTGCGCCTGCCCGACCTGGCCAAGCTCCTGGAGGTGCCCAGCCTGCCGGCGCCCTTCCAGCACGCCTCGCTCCAGGAGGCTGCCTGGGCCTGCCTCGAGCCCCGCGCCGCGGCCGCCCTGGGGGACCTGGCGACCCTCGCCGCCCAGGAGGATGCACCGGCCCTCCACAAGGCCCGGGTCCGCATCAAGAAGCTGCGCTACGCCGTGGAGGCCCTGGAGGGAGCCTTCGCGGCGGCGCCGGAGGCGGTCCTCAGGGACCTGAAGATCCTCCAGACCGCTCTGGGGGAGCACCACGACCTGGCGAGCCTGGAGGCCCTGCTATGGGAGGAGGAGGGCCAGCTCCGCGCCCGGGGGCGCGACCTCCTGGCCGGCGGCGTGCTGGAGCTGCTGGGCGGCGTGGCCGAGGCCCGGCGGACGGCCTTCGAGCGCTTCACGGCCGCCGCGGCGGGCCAGGACTCGGCCAGCTTCGCCCGGGCGGTGCGCCCCGCCCTGGGGCTCCCCCCGCCGGAGGCCTCCCCGCGATGAGCTTCTGGCGTGTGCGGATCCGCCCCCTGGCCTGGCTGCGCAGCGTGCACGCCAAGCTGTTCCTGCTGCTGGGCCTCGTCACCAGCGTGCTCACCGTGGCCGTGGCCTACTCCATCACCCGCAACAGCCGCCGGGAGCTGGAGAACTACTCCCGCCAGCTCACCATCGACACCGCCGGGACGGTGGAGACCGACGTGGTGGAGCGGGATCCCGCCTTCAAGGACGCCGACAAGCTCGACCAGCTGCTGGAGAGCATCGCCGGCCCCGACCGCAGCATCTTCCAGATCGACGTCTTCAAGCGCGTGGGGAAGAGCAACGAGGTGGAGCTGGTGCGCTCCTCCGGGGACGAAGCGGCCGTGGAGTGGGGTCCCGAGATCGGCTCGTACCTGACCCTGACGAAACCCCAGGCCGAGCTGGTGGACCTGAACACCGGGGGGCGGGCCTGGAAGGTCTACCAGCCCATCCGCACCCACCGGCCGGGCCAGGCACCCCTGGGCCTCATCCGGGTCTACTGCGACCTGGAGCGGTGGGAGGTGGTCTGGGACAACAACCTGAAGCGCACCCTGCGCACCCTGCCCGGCGTCCTCCTCGGCGAGTTCATCCTGCTCTGGCTCATCCTGCGCGTGCTCATCAGCGATCCCATCGAGGCCACGGTGCTGGCCATGGAACAGCTGGAGCGGGGCGAGGCCGGGGCCCGGGTCCCCATCAAGCGCAGCGACGAGCTGGGCCTCATCGCCGCGCAGTTCAACGGCATGGCCGTGCAGCTCCAGCGGGCCGGCGAGGAGCGCGAGGCCCTCATCCACGAGATCCGCGGCCTCAACGCCAACCTCCAGGACCGCATCGATGCCGCCCTGGCGGAACTGCAGGCCAAGAACGCGGAGCTGGCGGCCATGGCCGAGCGCAACGCCCTGCTCCGCGAGGAACTGGGCGCCCAGGAACGGCTGGCGGTGGCGGGGCAGCTTGCAGCCACCTTCGCCCACGAGGTGGGCACGCCCCTCAACCTGGTGAACGGCCACCTCCAGCTCATGGAGGGTCAGAAGGACCTGCCCGAGCGCGTGCGCGAGCGCCTGGGCGTCATCCAGGCCCAGATCCAGCGGGTGGGGGGCATCGTGCGCCGCATGCTCGACCTCACCCGCCGACCTCAGCTGCATCAGGAGGCCCAGTCCTTTGCGGATCTGCTCGAGGACCTCCGCCAGCTGTGGGCCCCCACCCTGACCTCGCATGGCGTCACCGTGGAGGCGGAGGTGCCCGCCGGGTGCCGGCTCTACGTGGACCGCAAGCAGATGGAGCAGCTCTTCCTGAACCTCATGAAGAACGCCGTGGACGCCATGCCCGGCGGCGGCACCGTGCGGCTCTCCGCAAAACCGGCCGAGGAGAGCTCGCCCAGCGGCCCCTGGTGGGAGGTCCGCTTCCAGGATTCGGGCCAGGGCATCCCCGCCGATCTCATCGGCCAGGTCTTCCGCCCCATGTTCACCACCAAGCCCGAGGGCATGGGCACGGGCCTGGGCCTCAGCATCTGC comes from the Geothrix edaphica genome and includes:
- the uvrA gene encoding excinuclease ABC subunit UvrA, with the protein product MEHIHIKGAREHNLKNFDLSLPRNQLVVITGLSGSGKSSLAFDTLYAEGQRRYVESLSAYARQFLDQMEKPDVDSIEGLSPAISIEQKTTSKNPRSTVATVTEIYDYLRLLFARTGKPTCVACGEAIASQTIQEMADQILAKPEGTKLQILAPVVRGRKGEYKKLLQDLMKRGYIRARLNGQMLDLTEGIPDLDKQKKHTIDVVIDRLKVSPAVQSRLADSLEIACNLAEGSALVDLDGTERLFSSKLACNNAKCAKFGLGLPELEPRSFSFNTPYGACPTCDGLGFKRQFAEELIIPNPALSINEGAIQASGWKSVSEDGWRSQMLDQLARKVKFSLDTPWRKLGADIRRLLLHGTEKEMRFTYENKKNRYDFVHHFEGIVGNLERRYRETTSEEIRAELEESMRVVPCEACAGLRLRPEVLAVYVGGLNIAQVVSQSVRDARKWFADLTLEGKEAVIAEKVLKEIRERLGFLDDVGLGYLTLDRSAATLSGGEGQRIRLATQIGSKLQGVLYVLDEPSIGLHQRDNLQLIRTLQEMRNLGNTVLVVEHDLETILAADHVVDMGPGAGEHGGFVVAQGTPDEIGRTPGSITGDFLSGRDAIPVPRTRRKAKRGHLSVVGAEENNLKKVDADFPIGLFTCVTGVSGSGKSTLVNEILYKALANQLHQGVHIVGRHKAIKGLDAVDKVIDIDQAPIGRTPRSNPATYTGLFTPLRELFAQLPESKARGYAPGRYSFNVKGGRCEKCEGDGVLKIEMHFLPDVYVTCEQCKGKRYNRETLEIHYKGHSISEVLAMTVEEALGLFAPIPVLANKLQTLMDVGLGYIRLGQSATTLSGGEAQRVKLAKELSKRATGRTVYILDEPTTGLHLKDIQKLLEVVNRLVETGNTLIVIEHNLDVIKTADWILDLGPEGGGEGGRIIAVGTPEEVARKKTSVTGRYLAPYLK
- a CDS encoding TMEM165/GDT1 family protein — translated: MNRSLFWTTFATVFLAEVGDKTQLAAMTATVRSGQIWTVFLAASAALVCATAIGVALGGVLFRYIPEAAIKWAAGTAFIAVGLWVLIKG
- a CDS encoding sensor histidine kinase, producing MSFWRVRIRPLAWLRSVHAKLFLLLGLVTSVLTVAVAYSITRNSRRELENYSRQLTIDTAGTVETDVVERDPAFKDADKLDQLLESIAGPDRSIFQIDVFKRVGKSNEVELVRSSGDEAAVEWGPEIGSYLTLTKPQAELVDLNTGGRAWKVYQPIRTHRPGQAPLGLIRVYCDLERWEVVWDNNLKRTLRTLPGVLLGEFILLWLILRVLISDPIEATVLAMEQLERGEAGARVPIKRSDELGLIAAQFNGMAVQLQRAGEEREALIHEIRGLNANLQDRIDAALAELQAKNAELAAMAERNALLREELGAQERLAVAGQLAATFAHEVGTPLNLVNGHLQLMEGQKDLPERVRERLGVIQAQIQRVGGIVRRMLDLTRRPQLHQEAQSFADLLEDLRQLWAPTLTSHGVTVEAEVPAGCRLYVDRKQMEQLFLNLMKNAVDAMPGGGTVRLSAKPAEESSPSGPWWEVRFQDSGQGIPADLIGQVFRPMFTTKPEGMGTGLGLSICREIVRSHGGEIRIDSTEGRGTCVAFTLPGAVPA
- a CDS encoding CHAD domain-containing protein, with translation MHPAELAILLHRALEVRLAALQALLATEGWAEAEEPLHQVRVSARRLGAVLDLVDAEAYPGHKGQRRALKRLVDVLGLPRELDVHATRLDQHRRAAPNPGQGAVLEHLLERVDRARAKARRAMHNELGELRLPDLAKLLEVPSLPAPFQHASLQEAAWACLEPRAAAALGDLATLAAQEDAPALHKARVRIKKLRYAVEALEGAFAAAPEAVLRDLKILQTALGEHHDLASLEALLWEEEGQLRARGRDLLAGGVLELLGGVAEARRTAFERFTAAAAGQDSASFARAVRPALGLPPPEASPR